The following coding sequences lie in one Primulina huaijiensis isolate GDHJ02 chromosome 2, ASM1229523v2, whole genome shotgun sequence genomic window:
- the LOC140966278 gene encoding uncharacterized protein: MINTEHNVNGMGINGTCTPAHDKQLPSTQKKTALRDVQNENAGSMPKQQDNLLTGVGKPNRDAVKSSGNKRLTPERPSSSQGLPSLTYNGMNENVMNARRRFELELGRGRLQKNVEIYSDNLQLRNTVQPSQEVPQRPAQTKDNSFQCMPLATSNIMTPITAFSSSVPSVPNKQNNSTQATKVSPEVPRTVDIKNASDQLRTERFIHLQKFLKQCDESNQREYVQMLMHLSPAELSKHAVELEKRAIQLTMEEGNEMQRMKALNILGKPSPTNNLSSST, from the exons ATGATCAATACTGAACACAATGTCAATGGAATGGGTATTAATGGAACTTGTACTCCTGCTCATGATAAGCAACTTCCtagcacacaaaaaaaaactgcTCTgagagacgtgcagaatgaaaacgCAGGATCGATGCCAAAGCAGCAAGATAATTTGCTTACTGGTGTGGGAAAACCAAATCGTGATGCGGTTAAGTCTAGCGGGAATAAGCGGCTTACACCCGAGCGCCCCTCAAGTTCTCAGGGTCTTCCATCCTTGACCTACAACGGTATGAATGAGAATGTCATGAATGCACGTAGGAGATTTGAATTGGAACTTGGAAGGGGAAGACTGCAGAAAAATGTGGAAATATATTCAGACAATTTGCAATTAAGGAATACTGTCCAACCATCACAGGAGGTACCTCAAAGGCCTGCTCAGACAAAGGATAATAGTTTTCAATGCATGCCTTTGGCTACTTCAAATATTATGACCCCTATCACTGCCTTTTCAAGCAGTGTTCCATCTGTTCCAAATAAGCAGAATAATAGCACTCAAGCTACCAAGGTCTCCCCAGAGGTTCCACGTACAGTTGACATTAAGAACGCTAGTGATCAACTAAGAACAGAACGCTTCATTCACCTGCAGAAGTTTCTAAAGCAATGTGACGAGTCCAACCAAAGAGAGTACGTGCAAA TGCTTATGCATTTGTCTCCAGCTGAGCTTAGCAAGCATGCTGTCGAGTTGGAGAAGAGAGCAATCCAGTTAACCATGGAGGAAG GAAACGAAATGCAACGGATGAAGGCGCTGAATATTTTGGGGAAGCCTTCTCCGACCAATAATTTGTCATCATCAACGTAG
- the LOC140991792 gene encoding catalase isozyme 3 produces the protein MDPYKYRPSSAFNSPFMTTNSGAPVWNNNNSLTVGTRGPILIEDYHLVEKLANFDRERIPERVVHARGASAKGFFEVTHDITHLTCADFLRAPGVQTPLILRFSTVIHERGSPETLRDPRGFAVKFYTREGNFDLVGNNFPVFFIRDGMKFPDMVHALKPNPKSNIQENWRILDFFSHHPESLHMFTFLFDDVGIPQDYRHMEGSGVNTYTLINKAGKVHYVKFHWKPTCGVKCLLEEDAIKVGGANHSHATQDLYDSIAAGNYPEWNLFIQVIDPDHEGRFDFDPLDVTKTWPEDILPLQPVGRMVLNKNIDNYFAENXIDRISSV, from the exons ATGGATCCATACAAG TACCGTCCGTCCAGTGCTTTCAATTCACCTTTCATGACCACGAATTCTGGAGCTCCGGTGTGGAATAATAATAACTCGTTGACTGTTGGAACTCGAG GCCCAATCCTTATTGAAGATTACCATTTGGTGGAGAAACTGGCTAATTTTGATCGTGAGAGGATCCCAGAACGTGTTGTACATGCTAGAGGTGCCAGTGCCAAGGGCTTTTTTGAGGTCACTCATGATATCACTCACCTTACGTGTGCTGATTTCCTCCGGGCTCCTGGAGTTCAGACTCCTCTTATCCTTCGATTCTCCACTGTCATCCATGAGCGAGGAAGCCCTGAAACCCTCAGGGATCCCAGAGGCTTTGCAGTGAAATTTTACACCAGAGAG GGAAACTTTGATTTGGTGGGAAACAACTTCCCAGTCTTTTTTATTCGCGATGGAATGAAATTCCCAGACATGGTGCATGCATTGAAACCCAATCCAAAGTCCAACATTCAGGAGAACTGGAGAATCCTAGACTTCTTCTCCCACCATCCAGAGAGTTTGCATATGTTCACATTCCTCTTTGATGATGTGGGCATTCCACAAGATTACAGACACATGGAGGGCTCTGGTGTTAACACTTACACCCTAATCAATAAGGCCGGAAAAGTACATTATGTGAAGTTTCATTGGAAGCCTACTTGTGGAGTGAAGTGTCTACTGGAGGAAGATGCTATTAAGGTCGGAGGAGCTAACCACAGCCACGCCACCCAGGATCTCTATGATTCAATTGCAGCTGGCAACTATCCAGAGTGGAATCTTTTTATCCAGGTTATCGATCCTGATCATGAAGGCAGATTCGACTTTGATCCACTTGATGTAACCAAGACTTGGCCTGAGGACATCCTGCCCTTGCAGCCTGTTGGGCGGATGGTGTTGAACAAGAACATTGATAATTACTTTGCCGAGAATNATATAGACAGAATATCTAGTGTTTAG